One genomic region from Sphingobacterium sp. UGAL515B_05 encodes:
- a CDS encoding MaoC family dehydratase: protein MTIINNYEEYKAFEGKSLGESQWHVIDQKQINQFADATLDHQWIHLDSEKAKTDSPFKSTIAHGYLTLSLIPYLWKQIAEVRNVKMEINYGIENLRFAQPVLVDNAVQLHTQVKSVVNLRGVVKVTIEATLKIKDSAKPAYVGDVIFLYHFN from the coding sequence ATGACAATAATTAACAATTATGAAGAGTACAAAGCCTTTGAAGGAAAATCATTAGGCGAATCCCAATGGCATGTTATTGATCAAAAACAAATTAATCAATTTGCGGATGCAACACTTGACCACCAATGGATTCATTTAGATAGCGAAAAGGCCAAAACGGATAGTCCTTTCAAATCAACTATTGCCCATGGCTATCTGACCTTGTCCCTCATTCCTTATTTATGGAAACAAATTGCTGAAGTAAGAAATGTCAAAATGGAAATCAATTATGGGATTGAAAACCTACGTTTTGCACAACCCGTTTTGGTTGACAATGCTGTACAGCTACATACACAAGTAAAATCGGTGGTCAATCTAAGAGGGGTTGTTAAAGTTACCATTGAAGCTACATTGAAAATTAAAGACAGTGCTAAACCGGCTTACGTGGGTGATGTTATCTTTTTATATCATTTCAATTAA
- a CDS encoding YeiH family protein produces the protein MDKKINTTIRYKQLLNRKISVREIIFILLFVLCLTPFVSAPLALLLGIIVAQWIGHPFLAVNHRATQILLQISVVGLGFGMNIDTAIQTGKQGFVLTVISILGTLSLGYLLGRLFKLEKITAYLISVGTAICGGSAIAAVSPTIKANEKQVSVALGTIFVLNAIALFVFPVVGHLLDLSQTQFGLWCAVAIQDTSSVVGAASKYGNEALQVATTVKLTRALWIIPIACLSAVAFKTKGTSIKIPYFIGLFVLAVILTSYIPFFQHIGGYVVPISKMGLTLTLFLIGASLSREVLLAVGFKAILQGVVLWLGLSIPVLVYIYFCL, from the coding sequence ATGGACAAAAAAATAAATACGACAATTCGTTATAAGCAGCTGCTCAATCGAAAGATCTCCGTTCGGGAAATCATTTTTATCCTCTTATTTGTATTATGTCTTACCCCATTTGTTTCAGCCCCGCTTGCCTTACTTTTGGGTATTATTGTGGCACAATGGATCGGTCATCCCTTTTTGGCAGTCAATCACAGGGCAACACAGATTTTGTTACAGATTTCTGTCGTTGGACTTGGCTTTGGAATGAATATCGATACGGCTATCCAAACGGGTAAGCAAGGGTTTGTGTTAACCGTTATTTCTATTCTCGGAACATTATCATTGGGCTATCTATTGGGTAGATTGTTCAAGTTGGAAAAGATAACCGCTTATTTGATTTCTGTCGGCACGGCCATTTGTGGTGGAAGTGCCATTGCGGCGGTTTCACCGACTATAAAAGCCAATGAGAAGCAAGTAAGTGTGGCGCTAGGGACCATATTTGTACTGAATGCCATTGCTTTATTTGTATTTCCTGTTGTCGGTCATTTGCTTGATCTCAGCCAGACGCAATTTGGCTTATGGTGTGCGGTTGCTATACAGGATACCAGTTCTGTCGTTGGTGCAGCAAGTAAGTATGGTAATGAAGCACTACAGGTCGCGACAACCGTAAAATTAACTAGAGCTTTATGGATTATTCCGATCGCCTGTTTAAGTGCTGTAGCATTCAAGACCAAAGGGACGAGCATTAAAATACCATATTTTATTGGTCTATTTGTATTGGCGGTTATCTTAACAAGTTATATCCCTTTTTTTCAGCATATAGGAGGCTATGTCGTTCCTATTTCAAAGATGGGGCTTACCTTAACTTTGTTTTTAATTGGAGCAAGTTTGTCTAGGGAGGTTTTGTTGGCAGTAGGTTTTAAAGCAATACTACAAGGAGTAGTGCTGTGGTTGGGATTATCAATACCGGTACTTGTCTATATTTATTTTTGTCTTTAG
- a CDS encoding GNAT family N-acetyltransferase has product MRNSFQIKLITNHKDYPYDLLLLADETIHAIDKYLYESMVYVVYEMVKPIAVFCLYPVNTETLEIKNIAVSPEFQGMGLGSQLLDFIKENYQQYPNLIVGTADCGLAQIRFYERNGFVKYAIRKDFFIENYERPIYENGQLLKDMIMLKYTLNA; this is encoded by the coding sequence ATGCGCAATAGCTTTCAAATAAAACTTATTACAAATCATAAGGATTATCCTTATGATTTGTTGCTTTTAGCAGACGAAACCATTCATGCAATCGACAAATACCTCTACGAATCGATGGTTTATGTTGTCTATGAAATGGTAAAACCTATCGCTGTTTTCTGTTTATATCCGGTCAATACGGAAACATTAGAAATTAAAAACATCGCCGTATCACCAGAGTTTCAAGGCATGGGCCTCGGAAGTCAACTACTTGATTTTATCAAGGAGAACTACCAGCAATATCCGAACCTCATTGTGGGTACCGCAGATTGTGGTCTGGCTCAAATTCGTTTTTATGAACGAAATGGCTTTGTTAAATACGCTATCCGTAAAGATTTTTTCATCGAAAATTATGAGCGGCCTATTTATGAAAATGGTCAACTGTTGAAAGATATGATTATGCTGAAGTATACGTTAAATGCCTAA
- a CDS encoding SRPBCC domain-containing protein has product MEQIKIETHINVRVETIWNAYNSAEDIMQWNHASDDWHCTSSINDLRIGGKFKNRMEAKDGSMGFDFEGSYTALEPFKKIAYVMPDGRHVEVNFNAKKSATDITIIFDAETENPIDMQRNGWQAILENFRSYVENTYATTQLG; this is encoded by the coding sequence ATGGAACAGATAAAGATTGAAACCCATATCAACGTACGCGTAGAAACGATCTGGAATGCATATAACTCAGCCGAGGATATCATGCAATGGAACCATGCTTCAGACGATTGGCACTGTACAAGTTCAATCAATGATTTACGCATTGGCGGAAAGTTCAAAAACCGCATGGAGGCAAAAGACGGATCTATGGGCTTTGATTTTGAAGGCAGCTATACCGCACTTGAACCCTTTAAAAAAATAGCCTACGTTATGCCAGATGGCCGTCATGTAGAAGTCAACTTCAATGCAAAAAAGTCTGCTACAGATATCACGATAATTTTTGATGCAGAAACGGAAAATCCAATTGATATGCAGCGTAATGGATGGCAGGCCATACTCGAAAATTTCAGGTCCTACGTTGAAAACACCTATGCAACAACACAACTCGGGTAA